A region from the Dermacentor andersoni chromosome 11, qqDerAnde1_hic_scaffold, whole genome shotgun sequence genome encodes:
- the LOC129386907 gene encoding membrane metallo-endopeptidase-like 1: protein MLNKQFSLVNITLTENQTIEFLAEEYYSNLDKFLKSVHCDTLFNFAGLRRVLSWAAQASQKFRNVSFELKNASSGIKAQKPRWETCVSAINNKMPEIAGYLYVQHKFSGRAKEEVEDLVRRLTAIFNETIQNSTWMDNQTKSVAEEKLANMITKIGYPSRILNKTYLEQLYPYVPNLNLSSPYLEMSYYISQNNWKRELLMLGKPYDKNSVWLVGPTAVNAFYNLAGNEMLFPSAILQGVFYQHGLPRSLNFGAIGMVVGHEMTHGFDNTGEYIRKSILV, encoded by the exons ATGCTGAATAAACAGTTTTCACTGGTTAACATTACGCTAACGGAAAACCAGACGATAGAGTTCCTTGCTGAGGAATACTACAGTAATTTGGACAAATTTCTTAAGTCCGTTCACTG CGACACCCTATTCAACTTCGCCGGATTACGACGGGTTCTGAGTTGGGCTGCGCAAGCATCCCAGAAATTCCGGAATGTTTCGTTCGAGCTGAAAAATGCCTCTTCGGGAATCAAGGCCCAGAAGCCCCGATGGGAAACGTGCGTCAGTGCAATCAACAACAAAATGCCTGAGATCGCCGGCTACCTCTACGTCCAGCACAAGTTCAGCGGAAGAGCCAAGGAGGAG GTGGAGGACCTCGTCCGCAGGCTGACGGCAATATTCAACGAAACGATTCAGAACAGCACCTGGATGGACAATCAAACTAAGTCTGTTGCAGAGGAAAAG tTGGCAAACATGATTACGAAAATTGGATATCCAAGCAGGATATTAAACAAGACATATCTTGAGCAGCTCTATCCATAT GTGCCTAACCTAAATTTGAGCAGCCCCTATTTGGAGATGTCTTACTACATAAGCCAAAACAACTGGAAGCGAGAACTGCTGATGTTGGGAAAGCCATATGACAAGAATTCTGT TTGGTTGGTGGGCCCCACGGCTGTGAATGCTTTTTACAATCTAGCTGGCAACGAAATGC TGTTTCCATCCGCTATACTGCAAGGCGTGTTCTACCAGCACGGTCTTCCACG TTCTCTTAACTTTGGAGCTATTGGAATGGTAGTTGGACATGAAATGACACACGGCTTTGACAACACAGGTGAATATATTCGGAAAAGTATCCTTGTATAA